ATGTTGGCGCCGAGCGCGGCCAGCCTGCCCGCGAAGTCGGTGAACGCGCGGGCGGTCAGCGGCCGCCCGAGGATCACGGCGACGTGCGTCGAGCCCTGCCGGGCGGGGGCGAACGGGTCTTCCCCGATCTCGTCCCCGACCCGGACGTCGACGTGCATGGCCACGCTGGCCATCGCCTGCTCGACGGACTCCTGCAGGCCCTCCGGGTCGTCGGCCACCGCGACCAGCACACCGAGGGTGAGCCGGCCGCGGATGACGACCTGTTCGACGTCGAGCATCTCGACACCGTGCCGCGTGAGAGCGGCGAAGAGGACCGACGTGACGCCGGGCTTGTCCGGCCCGGTCGTCGTGATCAGCACCGGCGTCATGGTCTCGTTCCTACCCGGACGCCGCGGATCACTGCTCGCTCGCGTTGTCCTTGTCGTGGTCGCCCGGGATGACCGCGTCGGTGAGGGCCTGCGACGGGGCCTTGACCCCGGCGTGGACCTTCGGCTTGCCGAAGAAGCCGATCTCACCCTCGTGGTGCATCCGCTCGACCATGTGCGGGTAGTGCAGCTCGAACGCCGGGCGCTCGGACCGGATCCGGGGCAGCTCGGTGAAGTTGTGCCGCGGCGGCGGGCACGAGGTGGCCCACTCCAGCGAGTTGCCGTAGCCCCACGGGTCGTCCACCGTGACGAGCTCGCCGTAGCGGTAGCTCTTGAACACGTTGTAGATGAACGGCAGGGTCGACGCGCCCAGGATGTAGGCGCCGATGGTCGAGATCGTGTTCAGCGTGGTGAAGCCGTCGCTGGCCAGGTAGTCGGCGTAGCGGCGCGGCATGCCCTCGGCGCCCAGCCAGTGCTGCACCAGGAAGGTGCCGTGGAAGCCGAGGAACGTGGTCCAGAAGTGCAGCTTGCCCAGCTTCTCGTCCAGCATCCGCCCGGTGATCTTCGGGAACCAGAAGTAGATGCCTGCGAAGGTCGCGAACACGATCGTGCCGTAGAGCACGTAGTGGAAGTGCGCCACCACGAAGTAGCTGTCCGACACGTGGAAGTCGATGGCCGGGGCGGCCAGCAGGATGCCGGTCAGACCACCGAAGAGGAAGGTCACGAGGAAGCCGACCGAGAAGATCATCGGCGTCTCGAAGCTCAGCTGGCCCTTCCACATGGTGCCGATCCAGTTGAAGAACTTGACACCGGTCGGGACCGCGATCAGGAAGGTCATGAAGGAGAAGAACGGCAGCAGCACGGCGCCGGTGGCGTACATGTGGTGCGCCCACACCGCGACCGACAGCGCCGCGATGCCCAGCGTCGCGAAGACCAGGCCCTTGTAGCCGAAGATCGGCTTACGCGAGAACACCGGGATGATCTCGGAGACGATGCCGAAGAACGGCAGCGCGACGATGTACACCTCGGGGTGCCCGAAGAACCAGAACAGGTGCTGCCAGAGGATCACGCCGCCGTTGGCCGGGTCGAACACGTGCGCCCCGATGTGCCGGTCGGCCATCAGGCCCATCAGCGCCGCGGTGAGGATCGGGAAGGCGAGCAGCACCAGGATGCTGGTGACCAGGATGTTCCAGGTGAAGATCGGCATCCGGAACATCGTCATGCCGGGCGCGCGGAGGCACACGATCGTGGTGACCATGTTGACCGCGCCGAGGATGGTGCCCAGACC
The window above is part of the Amycolatopsis thermoflava N1165 genome. Proteins encoded here:
- the ctaD gene encoding cytochrome c oxidase subunit I, which codes for MTAVAPQPIVTRPYPARQEAKGSLLLRLFRTTDHKQIGIMYLVTSFAFFMVGGAMAMLIRTELARPGQQFLSQEQYNQLFTMHGTIMLLLYATPILFGFANFVMPLQIGSPDVAFPRLNAFSYWLYLFGGIITVSGFLTPGGAADFGWFAYTPLSDAIHSPGIGADMWIAGLAVSGLGTILGAVNMVTTIVCLRAPGMTMFRMPIFTWNILVTSILVLLAFPILTAALMGLMADRHIGAHVFDPANGGVILWQHLFWFFGHPEVYIVALPFFGIVSEIIPVFSRKPIFGYKGLVFATLGIAALSVAVWAHHMYATGAVLLPFFSFMTFLIAVPTGVKFFNWIGTMWKGQLSFETPMIFSVGFLVTFLFGGLTGILLAAPAIDFHVSDSYFVVAHFHYVLYGTIVFATFAGIYFWFPKITGRMLDEKLGKLHFWTTFLGFHGTFLVQHWLGAEGMPRRYADYLASDGFTTLNTISTIGAYILGASTLPFIYNVFKSYRYGELVTVDDPWGYGNSLEWATSCPPPRHNFTELPRIRSERPAFELHYPHMVERMHHEGEIGFFGKPKVHAGVKAPSQALTDAVIPGDHDKDNASEQ